A single region of the Montipora capricornis isolate CH-2021 chromosome 13, ASM3666992v2, whole genome shotgun sequence genome encodes:
- the LOC138029630 gene encoding heat shock 70 kDa protein 12A-like produces MASSLKRDVIIGIDFGTTYSGFGYVFPNASENRIYVFQKWGRGQGMTYSKTPTALLLSEKGELIKFGHAAQEAYAKQSISKKDCKNLLYFDKFKLLLHSKKDLSNKTEVEARNGRKWPALDVFAKSLEYLKKIATDAVNERYLRSDKDNPDVEVMYKPEQIQWVITIPAIWRMSAKEFMRKAAYKAGIASPEDPDQLILALEPEAASYYCRKLPFNSFKGHQEKEFVKETLNDEKVPYMVIDNGGGTLDITVHEVNASDGHILELDCPSGGLFGGIHVDKEFEDLMNRAFGTSFMRKFKEDFPNDWQTIMNRFETHKRAEEDVDNDEISIPLPLNFWRSCSHDIGDSDDINRRISRFYANKLSVGSDYLNISMEMLSKLYQPIVLKIADHVKNLLARSTLKDVKTIFLVGGFSEAQFLRKEISRRFSDKRILIPYNPELAIIHGAVEFAQDPSLLQARVMGKTYGVDTWNNFDPDTHPLDKKVVQLNKEYCKDVFVTLAHKNERIDIMEKRSYTFHPINPEQTAASFEFFSTNQERAEFTTDPGVESENVEIELASPDTTKGCDRELRLDVMFGGPELRVEVTDVESGNVAKASVRLVSKPGFH; encoded by the exons ATGGCGTCGTCTTTAAAACGAGATGTCATCATTGGGATTGATTTTGGCACTACCTACAGTGGTTTTGGTTACGTTTTCCCGAATGCATCTGAGAATCGAATCTACGTGTTTCAGAAGTGGGGAAGAGGCCAAGGAATGACTTACAGCAAGACACCAACAGCTTTGCTGTTAAGCGAGAAAGGCGAGCTGATTAAATTTGGGCATGCTGCTCAGGAAGCATACGCTAAGCAATCTATCTCAAAAAAAGATTGCAAAAACCTTCTTTATTTTGATAAATTCAAATTGCTGCTTCATTCTAAGAAG GATCTTAGTAACAAAACAGAAGTAGAGGCAAGAAATGGAAGAAAGTGGCCGGCCTTGGATGTTTTTGCGAAAAGCCTTgaatacttgaaaaaaattgccacgGACGCAGTTAACGAGCGCTATCTCAGATCAGATAAGGATAACCCTGACGTAGAAGTGATGTACAAGCCTGAGCAGATTCAGTGGGTTATAACAATTCCAGCAATATGGAGGATGTCCGCAAAAGAATTTATGAGAAAGGCTGCTTACAAG GCGGGGATAGCAAGTCCAGAAGATCCTGACCAGCTGATTCTTGCTCTTGAACCTGAAGCTGCTTCCTATTACTGTCGAAAGTTGCCCTTCAACTCTTTCAAAGGACACCAAGAAAAAGAATTCGTAAAGGAAACGCTAAACGATGAGAAGGTTCCTTATATGGTGATTGATAATGGAG GAGGAACTTTGGACATAACTGTTCATGAAGTCAACGCTTCGGATGGCCATATACTAGAATTAGATTGTCCTTCCGGTGGCCTCTTTGGAGGCATTCACGTTGATAAAGAATTTGAAGATTTAATGAATAGAGCATTTGGCACCTCATTCATGAGAAAGTTCAAAGAAGATTTCCCGAATGATTGGCAAACTATTATGAATCGCTTTGAAACTCATAAACGGGCTGAAGAAGATgtcgataatgatgaaataaGCATTCCTCTACCATTAAACTTCTGGAGATCTTGCAGCCACGATATAGGAGATAGTGACGACATCAACAGAAGGATATCGCGTTTTTATGCAAACAAACTGAGTGTTGGCAGCGACTACCTGAACATTTCCATGGAAATGCTTTCCAAGCTTTATCAGCCCATAGTTCTAAAGATTGCTGATCATGTTAAGAATTTGCTCGCAAGAAGCACCCTTAAGGATGTTAAGACCATTTTTCTTGTGGGAGGTTTTTCTGAAGCACAATTTTTGCGAAAAGAAATATCTCGTCGCTTCTCCGACAAACGCATCCTCATTCCATATAACCCAGAGCTCGCTATTATTCATGGAGCGGTCGAATTTGCTCAAGACCCAAGTTTGCTTCAAGCTAGAGTCATGGGAAAGAcgtatggggtagatacttggAACAACTTTGATCCTGATACACACCCACTTGACAAAAAAGTTGTTCAGTTGAATAAAGAGTACTGCAAAGACGTTTTTGTAACTTTGGCTCACAAAAATGAACGGATAGATATAATGGAGAAAAGATCGTACACTTTTCATCCGATCAATCCCGAGCAAACTGCAGCGTCGTTCGAGTTTTTCAGTACGAATCAGGAGAGAGCTGAATTCACCACTGATCCAGGAGTCGAAAGTGAAAACGTTGAAATTGAGCTTGCCAGCCCGGATACAACGAAGGGCTGTGACAGAGAGTTAAGGCTGGATGTGATGTTCGGTGGTCCAGAGTTAAGAGTCGAGGTCACCGACGTTGAATCCGGCAATGTTGCAAAAGCATCCGTCAGACTCGTGTCAAAACCGGGTTTTCATTGA